The sequence below is a genomic window from Acidilobus saccharovorans 345-15.
TGAAGAGCTGTCCCTCGGCGCCTCCAGCCCCAGTGCTCGGGGCCAGGTAGTTTATCTTGAGGTTGTACGTCAGGTTGTACCAGAAGTTGAGGGCGTTGACCATTGCAGTTGAGTTGAGGGCTGGCACCACCTTGCCGTTCTGGGTCACAAATATCTGCCCGCCGAAGCCCGCGAACCAGGCCGCGAACCTGTAGCCGTACTCGTCGCTGGCGCCGTAGGCTATGCCCCAGACCCCGCTCTTGTTCACCTGCTCGGCTATCTGTATCAGCTGGTCAGTGGTGTTGGGCGGCTCGGGCACGTACTTCTTGTTGTAGAACATGACTATGTAGTTTATGTTGTCAGGGAGCCCGTAAACAGAGCCGTTGAGGGTCCAGTCCTCAATGGCGGTTGGGTTGAACCTCTGGAAGTAGCTCTGCGGCAAGTACTGGGAGAGGTTTACCAGTATCCCGGCCGCGAACAGGGCGCCGGCTGAGTCGCTGGTGTCCCTTATAATTATAGGCGCGTCGTGGGCCTGTGCCTCGGAGGTGTATGGGCTTGTCCCTACGCCGGCCCCGTACTCGACCTCAACGTGTATCCACGGGTACTCCTGCTCAAAGGCTGCCAGGGACTTGTTGAACGCTATGTTCTCGCTGGTGCTGTAGGAGTCTGCAACCGTAAGCGTGACCACCTGTGTCGTTGTGGTGGGCGGAGGGGTCGTGGTTGTAGTTGTGGTCGTAAATGTCGTAGTTGTGGTCGTCGTAGTTGTAGATGAAGTGGTCGTAGAGGTCGTGCTGGTTGTGGTGGTCGTGGGCGTTGTGGTTGTGACGTGGTGCCTCGTCGAGACGTACGCGAGGTAGCCTCCGACGGCCACGATAACTATTACAACTATTATAATAGCCGCCAGAGCCGCTGTAGATATGGACCTCCTACTCCTTGACCTCACTCTATGCACCCCCAAAACTGTGCTGCAGTAAATAATATTTTTAATGCGATATAAATGCCTTTATGAAGTTATGAACAAGTATATGTACCATACACTGTGTGCAACTATACTCCCACAGCCTGTTAAGCCTTCCTTCTCTCATCCCAGCTGGCCAGCACGACCCCTGAGTCTCGCCTTCAGCCTGACGGCCGCGTCATAGGGGTACTCGCCGGCGCTCGCCCCCACGAGGCTCCTGCCGTCAGCCCCCCTGGGAACCTTGAGGCCCAGCAGGGAGAGCAGCGTGGGCGCAACGTCGTAAACCTCCGCGGCTTCAGCCCTCACCTCGGCGCCCTTCACGAGCAGGACGCCGTACACCTCGTGGTCGGGCATCATGTCGTGCCTGAGGGCCGCCAGGGACCTGCTTGAGACCACGTGGTACCTGGACTCGTCCACGGACTCGACGAAGAGGCTCGGGTAGGGGGGCATGTAGGCCCCCCTGAACCTCTCCTCAAGCCTTGAAACCCTGAGGTACCTTGAGGCGGGGGAGCCCTCTATTGCCCTGAGGCCCCTCTCCCTGGAGGCCTCGTCCCTGAAGTAGAGTATCCTGTCTATTGAGAGGCCCCCCGCGTCGTAGGTGAACGGCTGCCTGGCCAGCTCGCTCTCGCCCGGGGACTCGTGGGTGGCCGCCACGGCTATGTTTGCCAGCTCCCCGCCCAGCCTGCCCCTTAGCCTTGCCAGCGGCCCCCTCCTGGAGAGCTCCCTGGGCGAGACCGAGGGGGGAAGCGCCCTTGAGATGACGTCGGCGGCCGTCACAAGGTAAAGGGCCAGCCTGCCCCTGAGGCCCCTCGGCACGCCGACGCCGAACTCCCTCATCAGGGGCGCGAGCGCATTGACGCAGGTCCTGTGCACCCCGGCGCCGTGGTCTGAGACCAGCACGAATGCCTTGGACCTCCTCATGAGCTCGCCGGCGAGCTCGTCTATGGCCTCCCACACCTCGGCGGACCTCGGCCCAACGGAGAGCACCTCCCTGTGGTCCCTGTGGAAGGCCTGGTCCGGGTAGGGGAGAACCACGAAGTAAGCGTCCGCGTCAACCTCTGAGAGGAGCTCAAGGGTCCCCTCGACCAGCCTCCTGGTCCTCTCGTAAGGGTCAGGCATGTCGCTGAACGTTATGAAGTGCCTGCCCAGCCTGCCTGCCAGGTCCCTGGGGCTGTAGTCAACCCTGGGCGCCAGGAAGGTGTCCCCGACCACGGTCATCCTGTCAAGGCAGCAGAGGCCGTCGAGGGGCCAGGTCAGGGGGTAGTTGACCACGGCCACGTCAAGCCCCATCAGGGCAGCGTCCTCGAAGACCCTGGGGAACATGACGTCCAATGACGTGTAGGGCCTTGAGAGGTGCTCGCCCTTTGGCCCCCTGTAGTACTTCGTGAAGCCCCAGACCCCGTGCTTGGCAGGGTTTACTCCAGTGGCGATGCTCGTCCACGCGGTGGGCGTTATCGGGGGCATTGAGTGGAGGGGCACGGGCCTGCCATTCCTCACTGCGTCGCCTATGTTCTTCAGCTTCAGCCTCTCGACAGCCCTTGAGAGCAGGGCTGGCGACAGGGCGTCAAGGCCCAGCAGCGAGAGCTTCAAGCCAGGTACCGGGTTTTGTTGGCACGGCTGAGTTTTAAGGAATCGCTTTTCATTAAGGTTGACACAACAATGCTAAGGTTTATGCGCCCTCGGCAAAGGCGCTGGAGAGGTACCAGTCGAGCTTCGCCTCGTCCTCGGCGGACACCTCGAACTTCACCCTCCTCTCCCTCGCGCTCACCTCAACCTTTCCCGCTTCCACGCTCACTCCTTTCACCCGTTGTAAGAGTATGGGTGACGGAACCTATTAAAGGGGTGTCCTAAGCTCCTTTCGGCAGCTGTCTAGCAGGGGAGAAATTAACTTTGGGCGGGCCCCACGGGGCCTGGGAATGCCTTGGAGGTCCAGAGGCTGAAGGTGGCGATACCAATTAAGGCCCTCGGCCACGTGAACTCCTACGTAATAGCTGACTATGACGGCTTCAGCCTCGTCGACCCGGGCATGTACTGGGCCAACAGCTTTGACGGCCTGGCCAGGGAGCTGAGGGGCGCCGGGTTAAGCCTGAGGCAACTGAAGTCAATAATTGTGACCCACTTTCACGTTGACCACGCCACGGCGGCCCCCGTGCTGGCCAACTTGACCGGGGCCGAGGTCTACATGGGGGCAGCTGACCTCGAGGTGGTGAGGAGGGGGTTCAGGGACTACTTTGAGGGGGTGCTGGAGACCTACAGGCACTACGGCGTCCCGGAGGCCGAGGTCAATGCTATGAGGGAGGTGCACCCGGTGCCGAGGCTTGGGGACGTGTATGATGAGCTCGCAGACGCCGCCAGGCCCCTGAGGGAGGGGGACTCGCTGGATGCCTATGGCGGGATGATGAAGGTTGTGGAGCTGCCGGGCCACACGCCGGGGCACATAGCCCTGGTGGGCGACAGGGTTGCCATTGTCGGGGACGTGGTGCTGGACAGGATAACGCCCCACGTCATACTGGACACCCCGCGGGCCTCGAGGGACCCCCTGGGCGACTACATGAGGACGCTCGAGAGGGTCAAGTCAATGAACGTCAGCACTGCCATGCCAGGCCACGGGGAGGCCATAGGCGCCCTGGCCAGGAGGGCTGATGAAATAATGGAGCACCACCGCGCCAGGCTTAACGAGGTGAGGTCCCTCCTCTCGGCCCCGGCCACGCTCTATGACGTGGCCAGGCGAATGAACTGGAGGACCTCGGCCAGCTCGTGGGACCAGATGAGCCCCTACGAGAGGTACTTCGCCATAGGCGAGGCCCTGGCCCACCTGAGGCACCTTGAGGTCATAGGAGAGGTTGAGGAGGTCAGCCGGGAGGGCCAGGTGCTCTTTAAGTTAGCCTAGGCCCGCCGCGGCCCTGCAGCCGCTGCCCTTAGCCATCATGTCCTCAGCGATCGCGCAGACCATTGGCATGAACTTCTCGACCGGGGCGTCGACCCTCAAGTCAGCCATGTCGTCAAGCGCTGTCTCCCCGACGTTTACTATGGCCAGCTTCGCCCCCCTCGCCTTAGCCATTATGGGGAGCTGGTTGGCTGGGCTCACGGCAAGGCTCGAGCCCACAACTATGAAGAGGTCCGAGGACTCGGCGAGGGAGAACGCCTCCTCGAGGGCGTCAGGTGGCAGGGGCTCGCCGAAGTAGACCACGTCAGGCTTCAGGAGCCCCCCGCACACAGGGCAGGTGGGGAGCCTCCCCTCCTTGACGGCCTTAAATGCCTCCTCTATGTCATATTTCCTCCCGCACTCAGTGCACACGGCCCTCGAGGCGTTGCCGTGGAGCTCTATCACCCTCCTGCTCCCGGCCGCCTGGTGGAGCCCATCGATGTTCTGCGTTATGACGGCCTTCACGAGCCCCAGCTCCTCCAGCCTGGCTATGGCCACGTGCGCTGGGTTTGGCCTGACCCCCCTGAGCTGCCCGAACCTCTCCATGAAGAGCCTCCACGAGCCCAGGGGGTCCTGGTAGAAGTAGGATATCTCAAAGAATGACGGGTCCAGCCTCCTCCACAGGCCGCTTGGGCCCCTGAAGTCAGGTATGCCGCTTGCGGTGCTGACGCCGGCGCCCGTTAGGATAACGGCGTTCTTAGCTGCCAGAAGCATCTCCGCCAGCCTCCTGGCCTCGGCCTCCAGGGACATGCTCCCCACTCACCTCAAAGCGATAAGCCCGACAGCTATAAAGCGAGGGCCGCTCGGAACGGATAAAAGCATTTCAAGGAGCTGAAGACCCTGGGGGCCAGCCATCGTAACCAACCTGCCCGCTGAGGCCATAGCTAAGCTTAACAGGTACAGCGAGGCCAGGACTACGGAGGAGAAGATCAAAGCCCTTGAGGACTTCCTGAGCTCCGTGCCCAAGCACAAGGGCACCGAGAAGCTGAGGCTGTGGGCAACCAGGAGGCTGGCCGAGCTCAGGGAGGAGTCCGAGAGGGAGAGGCAGAGGAGGTCGGGCGGCTCAAGGCCCGGCATGTTCGTTGAGAAGGCCGGGGCGGGCCAGGTGGTGCTGCTTGGCCCCCCCAACTCTGGCAAGAGCTCCATAGTGGCCAGGCTGACGAACGCCAAGGTGACAGTGAGCCCAATACCTTACACCACGCAGCTCCCGGTGCCGGGCATGATGACCTACCTTGACGTAAAGCTGCAGCTTGTCGACACGCCGCCGCTCCTTAACCCGGACGGGAGCGTCAACTCCAGGGTCGTGGCCCTGGCCAGGAACGCCGACGTCATAGCCGTCGTCATTGGGCTCGACTCCCCTGAGCCAACCAAGGACCTGACGGCCAGCCTCGAGGCCATCGAGGACAGGGGCATAGCCTACTCCCTGGAGAAGGGCTTCGTCAAGGTTGAGAGGAGGACCCAGGGAGGGCTTACCTTCATCTATAGGGGCACCCCCAAGTTCACCGAGGAGGAGGCGAGGAGGCTGCTCAACAGCTACAGGGTCTACAACGCCGTCGTTGAGGTCTACGGCCCCGCCACGCTTGACGACCTTGAGGAGGCCATATTCAGCTTCAAGGTCTACAAGCCCACCTTCGTGATATTCAACAAGGCAGACCTACCCGCCTCCGAGTCGAGGGCCAGGGAGGCGGCGAGGCTGCTGCCGAGGGACGTGCCCTGGATACTTGCATCTGCCGAGACCGGCGTGGGGCTGAGCAGCGTGGGGCCCGTGGCCTATAGGCTGCTCAACGTGAAGAGGATCTACACCAAGAAGCCTGGCCAGCCGCCCAGCCCTGAGCCCCTGATA
It includes:
- a CDS encoding alkaline phosphatase family protein, with the translated sequence MKLSLLGLDALSPALLSRAVERLKLKNIGDAVRNGRPVPLHSMPPITPTAWTSIATGVNPAKHGVWGFTKYYRGPKGEHLSRPYTSLDVMFPRVFEDAALMGLDVAVVNYPLTWPLDGLCCLDRMTVVGDTFLAPRVDYSPRDLAGRLGRHFITFSDMPDPYERTRRLVEGTLELLSEVDADAYFVVLPYPDQAFHRDHREVLSVGPRSAEVWEAIDELAGELMRRSKAFVLVSDHGAGVHRTCVNALAPLMREFGVGVPRGLRGRLALYLVTAADVISRALPPSVSPRELSRRGPLARLRGRLGGELANIAVAATHESPGESELARQPFTYDAGGLSIDRILYFRDEASRERGLRAIEGSPASRYLRVSRLEERFRGAYMPPYPSLFVESVDESRYHVVSSRSLAALRHDMMPDHEVYGVLLVKGAEVRAEAAEVYDVAPTLLSLLGLKVPRGADGRSLVGASAGEYPYDAAVRLKARLRGRAGQLG
- a CDS encoding GTPase, producing MPKHKGTEKLRLWATRRLAELREESERERQRRSGGSRPGMFVEKAGAGQVVLLGPPNSGKSSIVARLTNAKVTVSPIPYTTQLPVPGMMTYLDVKLQLVDTPPLLNPDGSVNSRVVALARNADVIAVVIGLDSPEPTKDLTASLEAIEDRGIAYSLEKGFVKVERRTQGGLTFIYRGTPKFTEEEARRLLNSYRVYNAVVEVYGPATLDDLEEAIFSFKVYKPTFVIFNKADLPASESRAREAARLLPRDVPWILASAETGVGLSSVGPVAYRLLNVKRIYTKKPGQPPSPEPLIVKADATVREIAEKISPSLATSMRYARIWGKGAKYEGQRVGPDYVPQDGDIIEIR
- the cobB gene encoding NAD-dependent protein deacetylase: MSLEAEARRLAEMLLAAKNAVILTGAGVSTASGIPDFRGPSGLWRRLDPSFFEISYFYQDPLGSWRLFMERFGQLRGVRPNPAHVAIARLEELGLVKAVITQNIDGLHQAAGSRRVIELHGNASRAVCTECGRKYDIEEAFKAVKEGRLPTCPVCGGLLKPDVVYFGEPLPPDALEEAFSLAESSDLFIVVGSSLAVSPANQLPIMAKARGAKLAIVNVGETALDDMADLRVDAPVEKFMPMVCAIAEDMMAKGSGCRAAAGLG
- a CDS encoding MBL fold metallo-hydrolase; the encoded protein is MEVQRLKVAIPIKALGHVNSYVIADYDGFSLVDPGMYWANSFDGLARELRGAGLSLRQLKSIIVTHFHVDHATAAPVLANLTGAEVYMGAADLEVVRRGFRDYFEGVLETYRHYGVPEAEVNAMREVHPVPRLGDVYDELADAARPLREGDSLDAYGGMMKVVELPGHTPGHIALVGDRVAIVGDVVLDRITPHVILDTPRASRDPLGDYMRTLERVKSMNVSTAMPGHGEAIGALARRADEIMEHHRARLNEVRSLLSAPATLYDVARRMNWRTSASSWDQMSPYERYFAIGEALAHLRHLEVIGEVEEVSREGQVLFKLA
- a CDS encoding extracellular solute-binding protein; the protein is MRSRSRRSISTAALAAIIIVVIVIVAVGGYLAYVSTRHHVTTTTPTTTTTSTTSTTTSSTTTTTTTTTFTTTTTTTTPPPTTTTQVVTLTVADSYSTSENIAFNKSLAAFEQEYPWIHVEVEYGAGVGTSPYTSEAQAHDAPIIIRDTSDSAGALFAAGILVNLSQYLPQSYFQRFNPTAIEDWTLNGSVYGLPDNINYIVMFYNKKYVPEPPNTTDQLIQIAEQVNKSGVWGIAYGASDEYGYRFAAWFAGFGGQIFVTQNGKVVPALNSTAMVNALNFWYNLTYNLKINYLAPSTGAGGAEGQLFMENKAAIIFDGPWDLKPYFQALGCDLGAAPLPVVSQTGLYAEPFIGSTGWSITTPQANGVPASQWNATLHAALLFIEFMTNYSNEYGLFEYAGDIPALNSAYQAALQNLSAPTSNQTLACLHQVIKGILEQSQHGQKFPNVPQMAYYWNSFHQYASEFFAGKINAQQAAQGMEQAFVSSLQSAGLLSPAQLPPSEVLTAPELPASRY